Proteins encoded together in one Micromonospora auratinigra window:
- a CDS encoding ribonuclease D: MTDEPPLRRRAAESRPGEAAPHPSPVVPDAADASSEPTTGGPVPLTAPREGTPAPVATPAQLDEVVARFAAGTGPVALDAERASGYRYSQRAYLVQLRRAGSGTALIDPLPLPDLSALDAAIAETEWVLHAASQDLACLAELGLRPRRLFDTELAARLAGFERVGLAALTEQLLGFTLEKHHSAADWSSRPLPESWLTYAALDVELLVDLRDALDEELSRQGKSEWAAEEFAALVRTGARPPRVRAEPWRRTSGIHRVRGARAQARVRSLWYARDQIASRRDAAPGRVLPDSAIVAAAELDPKDEKTLLTLPGFGGRSVRRLARTWLAALDDARQLPDDALPMTPTVEGPPPPHRWAERDPVAAGRLARCREVVVGTAGAHRMPAENLIAPDSIRRLAWQPPEEITDDTVAETLRGFGAREWQLGLLLPALTRALHTPQS; the protein is encoded by the coding sequence GTGACCGACGAACCACCCCTGCGCCGTCGGGCCGCCGAGAGCCGTCCGGGAGAAGCCGCACCGCACCCGTCGCCGGTCGTCCCGGACGCCGCGGACGCGAGCAGCGAACCGACCACCGGCGGGCCCGTCCCGTTGACCGCGCCGCGCGAGGGCACGCCCGCGCCGGTGGCCACGCCCGCCCAGCTCGACGAGGTGGTGGCCCGCTTCGCGGCCGGCACCGGCCCGGTGGCCCTGGACGCCGAGCGCGCCTCCGGATACCGCTACAGCCAGCGCGCCTACCTGGTGCAGTTGCGCCGGGCGGGCTCCGGCACCGCCCTGATCGACCCGCTGCCGCTGCCCGACCTGTCCGCGCTGGACGCCGCGATCGCCGAGACCGAGTGGGTGCTGCACGCGGCCAGCCAGGACCTGGCCTGCCTCGCCGAGCTGGGGCTGCGGCCCCGCCGGCTGTTCGACACCGAGCTGGCCGCCCGACTGGCCGGGTTCGAGCGGGTCGGCCTGGCGGCGCTGACCGAGCAGCTGCTCGGCTTCACCCTGGAGAAACACCACTCGGCCGCCGACTGGTCCAGCCGGCCGCTGCCGGAGTCCTGGCTGACGTACGCGGCGCTGGACGTGGAGCTGCTGGTGGACCTGCGTGACGCCCTCGACGAGGAGCTGAGCCGCCAGGGCAAGTCGGAGTGGGCGGCGGAGGAGTTCGCCGCGCTGGTGCGCACCGGCGCCCGGCCGCCCCGGGTGCGGGCCGAGCCGTGGCGGCGTACCTCGGGGATCCACCGGGTCCGCGGGGCGCGGGCCCAGGCGCGGGTCAGGTCACTCTGGTACGCCCGGGACCAGATCGCCTCCCGGCGCGACGCCGCGCCCGGTCGGGTGCTGCCGGACTCGGCCATCGTGGCCGCCGCCGAGCTGGACCCGAAGGACGAGAAGACGCTGCTGACCCTGCCCGGCTTCGGCGGCCGCTCGGTGCGCCGGCTGGCCCGTACCTGGCTGGCCGCCCTGGACGACGCCCGGCAGCTGCCGGACGACGCGCTGCCGATGACCCCGACGGTGGAGGGTCCGCCGCCGCCGCACCGCTGGGCGGAGCGGGACCCGGTGGCGGCGGGGCGGCTGGCCCGCTGCCGGGAGGTGGTGGTCGGCACCGCCGGCGCGCACCGGATGCCCGCGGAGAACCTGATCGCCCCGGACTCGATCCGCCGGCTGGCCTGGCAGCCACCGGAGGAGATCACCGACGACACGGTGGCCGAGACGCTGCGTGGCTTCGGTGCCCGCGAGTGGCAGCTCGGCCTTCTCCTGCCCGCCCTCACCCGGGCCCTCCACACCCCGCAGTCCTGA